DNA sequence from the Chitinispirillales bacterium genome:
AACCGAATACCGCCTATATTAATGATATAAATTATGAGTTAATCAATGTTTACAATGTTATAAAAAGCGATGTCGAAACTCTCATTGAGACTTTACATGACTTTAGAAATGAAGTCGATTATTTTTATGCCGTCAGAGACTGGGATAGGGATAAATATAATTATTCTACAATGTCCGAAGTGAAGAAAGCCGCTCGCATATTATATTTAAACAAAACTTGTTATAACGGGCTGTTTAGGGTAAATAGCGCAGGAGAATTCAACTCGCCTTTTGGGAATTATCAAAACCCGAATATTGTAAATGCGCCGACGCTTAGGGCGGTTAGCTCTTATTTAAATAAGGCAACGATTCGTTTAACATCTCTTGACTACTCGGAAGCGTTAGAGAATTTGCCTAAAGAGGCATTTGTATATCTTGATCCTCCGTACGATCCTATTTCAGACACGTCAAGTTTTACAGGTTATTCAAA
Encoded proteins:
- a CDS encoding DNA adenine methylase; the encoded protein is MPLSYNWKNVPMRKLKNKLIAPVLKWVGGKRQLLNTLNPLLPQRISTYCEPFVGGGALLFSLQPNTAYINDINYELINVYNVIKSDVETLIETLHDFRNEVDYFYAVRDWDRDKYNYSTMSEVKKAARILYLNKTCYNGLFRVNSAGEFNSPFGNYQNPNIVNAPTLRAVSSYLNKATIRLTSLDYSEALENLPKEAFVYLDPPYDPISDTSSFTGYSKGGFTRCDQIKLRKCCDELNARGIKFMLSNSATDFIKEQYATYNITIVRAKRAINSDAAKRGEIDEIVVRNYE